Proteins encoded in a region of the Vicia villosa cultivar HV-30 ecotype Madison, WI linkage group LG5, Vvil1.0, whole genome shotgun sequence genome:
- the LOC131603396 gene encoding protochlorophyllide-dependent translocon component 52, chloroplastic, with protein sequence MEAMLAFSVTSLHIPTPLETPTLFKKSIFLNSQSHSTLPFFTRNTSKFKLFTALSPSPLTNTSTNLPVDDELEDETGSEKFDWYSQWYPLMPICDLDKRAPHGKKVMGIDVVIWWDRNEDAWQVFDDACPHRLAPLSEGRIDQWGRLQCVYHGWCFNGSGDCKFIPQAPSDGPPIHTSKKACVAAYPSIVQNDILWFWPNTDPQYKDIITRKKPPFIPEIDDPSFTSLMGNRDIAYGYEVLIENLMDPSHVPYAHYGLMKTPQPKEKADREGGRPLELSIEKLDINGFTANQGWSKSKFMPPSIFYAYSDPNKPASSDESKKSSVQRKFSLIFICIPVSPGNSRLIWCFPRNFGLWIDKIVPRWMFHVGQNLILDSDLYLLHVEEKKIMDVGQANWHKACFVPTKADALVIGFRKWLKKYAGGEVDWKGKYSGALPPTPPREQLMDRYWSHVVNCKSCNLAYKSLNVVEVMLQIISVASIGIVATMKQGVASAVTRNSMVVLAVLSFALSRLLAHFIYKNFRYHDYNHAFR encoded by the exons ATGGAAGCTATGTTAGCTTTCTCTGTCACTTCACTTCACATCCCAACACCTCTAGAAACTCCAACCCTATTCAAAAAATCTATCTTCCTCAACTCACAATCCCATTCAACACTTCCATTCTTTACTAGAAACACTTCAAAATTCAAGCTTTTTACTGCCTTATCACCTTCTCCATTAACCAATACTAGCACTAACCTTCCAGTGGATGATGAGCTAGAAGATGAAACAGGTTCGGAGAAATTTGATTGGTACTCACAGTGGTACCCTTTGATGCCAATTTGTGATCTTGACAAAAGGGCACCTCATGGCAAGAAGGTTATGGGGATTGATGTGGTTATATGGTGGGACAGGAATGAAGATGCATGGCAAGTGTTTGATGATGCTTGTCCTCATAGATTGGCACCTTTGTCTGAAGGGAGGATTGATCAATGGGGTAGGCTGCAGTGTGTGTATCATGGTTGGTGTTTTAATGGATCAGGTGATTGTAAGTTCATTCCTCAGGCACCTTCTGATGGACCTCCG ATTCATACATCCAAAAAAGCGTGTGTTGCTGCGTACCCAAGCATTGTGCAGAATGATATCTTGTGGTTTTGGCCAAATACTGATCCTCAATACAAAGATATTATTACAAGAAAAAAACCACCATTCATACCAGAAATTGATGATCCATCTTTTACTAGCTTAATGGGAAACCGAGATATTGCTTACGG GTATGAAGTATTGATTGAAAACCTCATGGACCCTTCACATGTTCCATATGCTCATTATGGATTAATGAAAACTCCACAACCAAAAG AGAAAGCTGATAGAGAAGGAGGAAGACCACTTGAATTGTCAATTGAAAAGTTAGATATCAATGGTTTCACTGCAAATCAGGGTTGGAGCAAAAGTAAATTTATGCCACCTAGCATTTTTTATGCATATAGTGATCCAAATAAACCGGCATCTTCTGATGAATCTAAG AAATCATCGGTTCAGAGGAAGTTTTCTTTGATCTTTATTTGTATCCCTGTTAGTCCTGGTAATAGCAGACTCATTTGGTGCTTCCCAAGAAACTTTGGACTGTGGATTGACAAAATTGTACCGCGATGGATGTTTCATGTTGGACAAAACTTGATTCTAGATTCAGATTTATATCTTCTGCATGTTGAG gaaaagaaaataatggATGTTGGTCAAGCTAATTGGCATAAGGCCTGTTTTGTGCCAACAAAGGCAGATGCGCTTGTGATCGGTTTTAGAAAGTGGTTAAAGAAGTATGCAGGTGGTGAAGTTGATTGGAAAGGAAAATATAGCGGTGCTCTTCCTCCTACACCTCCTAGAGAACAGCTTATGGACAGGTACTGGAGTCATGTGGTGAATTGCAAGAGTTGCAATTTGGCGTATAAGAGTCTCAACGTGGTGGAAGTGATGCTGCAGATTATATCGGTTGCTTCAATTGGGATTGTTGCTACAATGAAGCAGGGCGTGGCTTCAGCTGTAACAAGAAATTCAATGGTTGTGCTGGCAGTACTTTCATTCGCGCTGTCGCGGTTGTTAGCTCACTTCATATACAAAAACTTCCGTTATCATGACTACAACCACGCCTTTCGCTGA